ttGTTACCAGCTGAGGGGGTCAAGTATAAAGCCAGGTTAGTTGCTAGAGGGTTCAGTGAGAAAGAGGGAATggactataatgagatattctcaccagTAGTCAGACATACTTCCATCAGGGTGCTACTTGTTATAGTTGCACATCAGGACCTGGAACTCGAACAACTAGACGTGAAGACAACTTTCTTACATGGagagttggaagaagagatatacATGACTCAGCCAGATGGTTTTCAGGAACCTGGAAAAGAGGAatatgtttgcaagttgaagaagtcCTTATATGGACTGAAACAGTCCCCGAGGCAGTAGTATAAGCGGTTCGATAGCTACATGTTTAAGATTGACTATTCAAGGAGTCTGTATGAGAATTGTGTCTACTATAACAAGCTCAAAGATGGTTCCTTCATCTATTTGGTAttgtatgtagatgatatgttgCTAACTGCTGAAGAAGTCTGACATTCAAAAGTTGAAGGGACTACTCAGTATAGAATTCGAAATGAAGGATTTAGGTGCTGCTAAGAAAATTCTGGGAATGAAGATCTACAGAGATAGAAGTCATAAGAAGTTATTCTTGTCACAGAAGGGGTATATTCAGAAAGTTCTATCAAGGTTTGGAATGGCTACTGCTAAGCCCATTGATACTCCTAGTGCTTCAAATGCACATTTGTCTGTAGCATTTGCACCTAAATCATCTCAAGAAAAGGAATACATGTTACATGTTCCTTATGCTAGTGCAGTGGGAAGcttgatgtatgctatggtcTGCACTAGACCGGATCTTGCACATGCTGTTAGTGTTGTCAGTAGGTTCATGGGAGaccctggtaaggaacactggCAAGCAGTGAAGATGATTTTTCGCTACCTTAAGGGTACATCTGATATTGGTCTCAGTTATGGTGGTGATAGTCAGTGTCTAGTATCTGGTTACTCAGATTCTGACTATGCTGGAGATGTAGACAGTAGAAGATCGATGACCGGTAATGTATTCACGCTTGGTGGTTCTGTTGTGAGTTGGAAAGCTACTCTGTAGCCGACAGTAACCTTTTCTACTACAGAGGCATAATATATGGCCTTGACAGAAGCTGTTAAGGAGGGAATCTGGTTGAAAGGATTGGTTAGTGACTTGGGTCTACACCACGATCAGGCTTCAGTGTACTGCGACAGTTTGAGTGCAATATGCTTAACCAAGGATTAAGTTCACCATGAAATAACAAAACACATTAATGTGAGGTACCATTTTCTGAGAAGTGAGAAGAGGATCAAGGTAAACAAAGTGGGGACTGCAGacaatccagctgatatgtttacCAAGCCGGTTCCGTAGAGCAAGTTTCAACACTGTTTGAACTTGCTCAATGTTAGAAGTTGTTGATTGCCCATGAAGGGGCAAGGCCTGAGGCAGAGCAGGTCACatctgggcattcagtgtaatgcatctgttttgtttatctgggcattcagtgtaatgcatctgttttgtttatctgggcattcagtgtaatgcatctgttttgtttatctgggcattcagtgtaatgcatctgttttgtttatctgggcattcagtgtaatgcatctggCACATCTGGTATTTAAAGTACATCTGGTGCATCTGGCTATCTGGAAAAATattcaaggtggagatttgttggtttctttgcctagaatattctttttatttttggatgattgtcccacatcggaagatgatgggaattggggaagtttcttagtgtataaaagaaactctcccatctttggtttattgcatccaatatttgttagttctctcttgaactattctgagtatctgtaatccgtgttaacgattatagtgaaatatttttcagtggctctgcccgtggattagtcaacaattttgttggataccacgttaaatcgggtgtcgttttcattctgtcttttactattattattatcattgttcttgTATCCGTTATAACAATTTTCTCCCCTCATAGTATAAtcttttgtataaatatgatcAGACTTACGGAAAAGTAGCACTTTGAGGAAGTTATCCACAAATTAGAGCTTCCTGTATCAAAAAGCACAGTGAATTTCTGTGGTGGTGTACCGATTGAAATCTCACCATAGTACTGTACGTTCTTGTAATTCTTTAGCCCTACAATGACGCCATCATTTGGAGAATCCGGTAGTTGCGTTGTAATTCGAGCAGCGATCATGTTTTTTCATCTAACTTAAACTTTTTCAGTCCAACTCTCACGAATCCATCGTTGGATTCAGAAAACACCAGCGGAAGAAGGACGGATGAAAGAAAAAGAGTGATAACTGCTGCTCTAAACTTTGTTCCCATGCTTGATCACCTGCAAAGTTGATTCAGAAAATGCAGAAAGCGACTAATTAACTAACACGACAAAACGAAGACGCAATGAATCGATGTTGATGGATATCGACATTTCTAGAGCTGAAATTGTTCTCCTAAAGTAGTTTTTGCTGATGAAAAGGTGGCGTTCACTGGTTGATCGGGTTAAAATGACGACGAAAAGCATAGTAAAGCAAGTGAACCAGATTTAGTATTATTTTCCCTAAATCCGACCATTTCaacttttttcaaattattaacttttcttttatctatgcaattaaaataaaattgacttaaataatatatattaaaataaaatttattataataaatgttatatatatggtaaaatttattaaacttgaaaaggctaaaatgtattttatttttatttaatatattttattttaataattttggtatttaatatattttaatttaataattttggcGGGAAGCGTTTGAGTTTGTCGAACAGTTAGACGACGTAGAATACCAAAGACGAGCTTCTTTTACTCATAGAGGTATGAGGGGATTTCGTAAGATGAGACTAGAAGGGTCATAGAAACTTATAAGTTTTTGATTGATGACTTGGCGCCGGCTGGTGCCAAGAAAAAATGAATCAATGGTTTGGTCACAACCATGTTAAGCCGGGACTCATAAagactatttcattttttttctagtttGCTCCAAATCCATGATGTCCTTTCAAAAGATGTTTTCAGATGttgttttgatatatatatcctttgcatttgtataatgaaattttttattgattttgaagttgataaatataatgatgttgTTTAGCCCGTAGGTTCTACAGTTCTATTCAAACTCATTAAAATGGTCAATCCAATGGACAAATGAGGAGTCGTCTAGCATGGACATGATTCGAAAAACAGAAATGGAAAACAAGCAAATAATGAcatcattttgttttgaaaaaaaaaaacttacttgtAGATATTCATTTGTCTATAAATgtatacacataatacatatataatagtcACATAATGGTTTAGTGATGTGGATTTGTTGTTTGGTCATCTAGATAATGTATCCgaaattttattgtaatggtAAATCATAATAGAGTATCACTCAAAAAATAGTGGAAGGGTTAACACCAACATAAATTGGGAAGTATAAACTCaattgagaatttttatttatcataaaaaaaattctacttCCCGAAAGAAAACTCATGCCAAAGAGAATGATCGGTCCATTGCATTCTAGTTCAAACCTCTTACATCATCTCTTGGTTTGTAATAAGTTGGGGTTCTGTATCGACAaacttttcatttaattaatagataCCTATAGTCTTTTCATGTACTTCTGAAACAAACATAATTATGTACCATTTCGAAAGATGAAAATGTTCTCTCAAAGTAGTTTTTCCTGATGAAAAGGTGGCATTCACTAGTTGACCGTAGACGGTTAAAATGACGACGAAAAGCATAAATAAAGCATGCATATAACCAGAATTAGGGTTATATTCCCTAAATCCGACCATttcaataatcaaattttagtttaacctttatttttcaatctttaaaattatgaattttagtAATCAAATTTTGTAACTtacactattttttaattttaaatcgaTAAAGAACTTGATACGGTgtaaagaaattttaattttaaaaaattgataggGAGAGGGAATTTAGAAGAGTGAATAACATGATATCATTCTCCCCTCATTCTTTCTCCCTATATCACTcccttttttaaaaatttgtttattttaaaattaatttagaaattaattttaaaaaatagtttataattcacaaaaaaaaatgctattttaaaattttgaattttacgttctatttatacaattatctttctatattttagatatatatttagatttgacattttaaattttaaaatattaaataaatgtcgATACATATGATCGATATCGAATAAGAATAGAGAATGGTATAGTGGTTTGAAAAACGCTCATAAACTCTTGTTGAAGCTTTAGAATGAACCAGAATTTAGCTTAGAATCTCCTTACAAAATTttctaaaactaaaaaaaaacttacagaTTTTAATGGCGGGTGTTGAAAGAAACCTATGGTTGGGTTCTTGTCTATCGTCTCTACATGCAGGACACTTGAATATATCCATTCTGATCTACGGAGACCGTCTAGGGTGCCTTCTATGGGAGGTGCttattatatgttgatgattaTCGACGATTTCTCTAGAAAATTAAGTTTGGGCTTTCTTCTTGAAGCAAAAGAGTGATGTGTTCTCTAAGTTTAAGGAGTGAAAGACTATGATTGAGAAACAGACAAGAAAACCAATAAAATGTTTGCGTACTAATAATGGTTTGGAGTTTTGTTCTggagaatttaattttttatgtagaaCTGAAGGAATCGTAAGGCACCACTCAATGCCTAAGAATTCACAACATAATGGTGTGATAGAGAGGATGAATAGAACTTTGATGGAGAAGGTGAGTTGTATGATCCATAATGTTGATTTATCAAAGTCTTTTTGGCTGAAGTTGTAGCTTTAACATGTTTCCTCGTCAACTGTAATTAATAAACAGACTCCGCAAATAGTATGTTATGGTATTCCTTCTAGATAttttgatttgagaatttttggtTGTTCAGCGTATGCTCATGCTGATCAAGGAAAATTGGAAGCTCAATATGTGAAGTGTATTTTCATCGGTTATAAATCTAGTATAAAGGGGTACAAGCTATGGTGTCAAGAAACTAGAAATGTAATAATTAATTGAGATGTTACTTTCGATGAAATACATATGTTACATGCTACATCCTCTATATATTTTCGAGATAAAATTCAGCAAAAATTTAGCAAGCAAGTGGAGTTTGAGAGCATATCAGAATTTGAATCTACAATACTGCCGTTAACTATACCAGAGTTGTCAAATACTTCACCGCTTGCACCACAATATCATTTTGTTGTAGATAAGCTCATATCTGAAATTAGACCTCCTCGAAGACTCGATGAGGAAGGTTATAGTCAAATTTCGGAGATTGATTGTACTAACGTGTTTTCTTCTGTTGTCAAACATATTTTGATTCGAGTATTACTTGGTATCATGGCAATGCATATTTTGAAGCTTGATCAGCTATATGTGAAGACCATATTTCTACATGGAGTTTTAGATAAAGACatttatatgcatcaacctAAAATATTTACAGTCTTAAGAAAAGATTAttgtatttgttatttgaaaattttatttatgatttaaagcAATCGTCAATGTGGTGGTATAAAAGTTTCGACTCTTCTATGATCACTCATAATTTCAAGAGAAGTGATTATGATAGTTGCGTCTACATCAAAATCATTTATCTATTCAACATTTTTATGCTAGTCTAGTGAGTTCTTTCATTAACAACTCATTTAAACTCTCTTCAATTATGTCACCTCATCCTGATGAGGATATCGAGTATTTGTTACGAGCTCCATATTTCATTGCAATTATTTCActtatgtatgcaatggtttgtaTTCGATTAGATTTGACATATTCAGTAAGTGCAGTTAGCAGATATATGGAAAATCCAGGTAAAGAGTATTGGAGAACAGTTTGGTGAATCTTACGTTATTTAAGAAGTTCAACGGACGTTCACCTACAGTTTGGGAGGACTATAGATGGAGTTTTCAGTTATGTCAACTCTGATTATGCTGGTGATCTTGACAAAAAAATGTCGCTTACAAGTTTTGTTTTTTGTATTGGAGGTTTTGCGATTAGTTGGAAAGTTACTCTACAGAGTACAGTCGCGTTGTCTACTAATTAATGAGGTAGAATACATGATCATTACAGAAGTTTACAGAATgtggagattgttagattatggtgaCCTATATCGGTTTTGATCGGGATTTGGCCTAGGCTCGtgatataatgatataatataatataaaatcctAACTGTTTGATATTGGGCTCATTATGCTCAATTATTGGTCTATAAATATATAGTCTTAGTTAGAGTTTTATTCACAACATTCACACACAAAATATTTGACATAATTATTCTTCACTTTCAAAGTATCTTCTACTTTAACCATAGTGAATTTTTCCTCTCCTGCCCGTGGTTTTTTCCGTCTTGggtttccacgtaaatcttGAGTCATTTATCGTGCTTTCTTGATTGATATTTCATCTTTTCTTTATCTTATTAGTCTCAAATTCATATCATGTTTTTCAACCAAATCTAAAAACATGTTTAGATATTCTCTATTATGATATAAGATGATGGTTTTATTTACGAGTATGCATCTTAGATGCCTACATAAATGTTACATAAATGTCCTGCCAAGAGCCACCCTAAAAGGTAaatgtgtatttttttaaaatgacttaTCAAAAACTGACTATTGATTGTGAATTGGTGATTATGGTTTTGGACTATTCATGGTGAATTGGTGATCATGGTTTTGGTTTAGACGATTACTTTTTTGCGGCTGCATGTTGTGGAGATGAGACTCGCTCAAGGTGGGGTTCGGCTCGCAGCTGTTCTGAACTGCATCTTCACCTCGAAATTATTGTTTTGCAACATTGAGACTACTTCATAATTCAagtttaaccattttttttttttttttgtatttgcAAACTCTCATGATTCGGATTATATGCttaataaaccaaataaaaatacttaaatattaatgttttttcatattttatatttcattataaattaaataactacaCCATAAACATTATTAAGTTCAAAACCTCTCAATATTAAACATTCCAAGTTTTATATGTAAAATGAGAACATAGAAATTATAGCATATTTGGAAACAGCCGCGGTCATATTGCTGCTCTTATAGAAGCCTTGGTAGCATCGCGCTTGATCTCAGCAGTTCCTCGAAAATAGCTATATACCCGCTAAAGAATCAAAACATATGAAGAAATTAGCAAAATCCCGTTTGAAATGATTGCACGACAAATAAGTATACCTGAATAACGAATATACTGAGAAGTGCCTCGAGAGAAAACAATCCAAATCCGACAAAGTAAAATATCTGAGTAGGTAAAAACACATAGGTAACAAGAAGCAAATGTCGTAATAAACTctattttgaaatgaaaaaaagaattaCCCCAACAAGACTATTATAATTCATCCAATCCAATGCAGGGAGGATGCCTCTGTTTCAAATGCAAGAAAACAAAATTCTTTAGCAagcatatatatacatatagatAAAGATCGGGATGAACTCTTTTTTCGCAAATGAAAACTTACGTTAAAGAATATCCTTTAAAAAGTATAGGAGGTGCAACGGCTGCGAATATGCAGAAGAGAATATGAACCTGAACATGGAAACAAACAAGATTAAAAGAAAGCAGATCAGTTATGTCATAAGTGGTGCTTTTACCATATAGAAGAGGAAAAACCATCCATATCTGAATGCACTCTCCTTTCTGTCATAAATGACAAGTAAAACACTGAGCCAATTCccttctaatgaaaaaaaaaagacttctTATTATTACCTGAATGTGCGATAAAGTGGCTTATACCACATGAAATAAGCTGATGGGATCCCTGTTACGAAGTATATAAGAGCAACAAACCAGGCATTTGCAGCTACAACATCACACCCACAAAATGAAAATCATTCATGTTATTAATACTAATCTACAGGGAGGAGTAACAGATCAAATGAcgaaattttgattaatttactAACTTCCCCCTTTGCTCCATGCAGCAGACAGGGTTATTAGATTCCAGAAGAGACACAACACTAAACCTGTATAATGAAACCAGAAGATAATTCCATTTGCAacaacaagaacaagaacaagaagcaACCAAGCATAAAGAGACT
This is a stretch of genomic DNA from Impatiens glandulifera chromosome 4, dImpGla2.1, whole genome shotgun sequence. It encodes these proteins:
- the LOC124936532 gene encoding secretory carrier-associated membrane protein 3-like isoform X2, with amino-acid sequence MAGRFDPNPFDEEHVNPFSHTAKNWRPSPLSHEPVGFNNHDPIDIPLDKVSFQELRKKERELKAKEEELIKREKEVKRREDELARAGVIVNRGRNWPPFFPVIHHDIPKEIPIHLQNLLYLAFATLLGLVLCLFWNLITLSAAWSKGGTANAWFVALIYFVTGIPSAYFMWYKPLYRTFRKESAFRYGWFFLFYMVHILFCIFAAVAPPILFKGYSLTGILPALDWMNYNSLVGIFYFVGFGLFSLEALLSIFVIQRVYSYFRGTAEIKRDATKASIRAAI
- the LOC124936532 gene encoding secretory carrier-associated membrane protein 2-like isoform X1; its protein translation is MAGRFDPNPFDEEHVNPFSVSSNLNLTSPYLYPLLVILLSRKSVYWIQHTAKNWRPSPLSHEPVGFNNHDPIDIPLDKVSELRKKERELKAKEEELIKREKEVKRREDELARAGVIVNRGRNWPPFFPVIHHDIPKEIPIHLQNLLYLAFATLLGLVLCLFWNLITLSAAWSKGGTANAWFVALIYFVTGIPSAYFMWYKPLYRTFRKESAFRYGWFFLFYMVHILFCIFAAVAPPILFKGYSLTGILPALDWMNYNSLVGIFYFVGFGLFSLEALLSIFVIQRVYSYFRGTAEIKRDATKASIRAAI